One genomic region from Arthrobacter sp. YN encodes:
- the coaE gene encoding dephospho-CoA kinase, whose protein sequence is MLKIGLTGGIASGKSLAASRLRELGAILVDADLLAREVVEPGTPGLARVVEAFGPEILDSDGRLDRPKLGAIVFHDPSQREVLNGIIHPLVREAAGAIVSAAGPGDIVVQDIPLLVETGQGSNFHLVVVVDAPEPVRVQRMVNFRAMTPDDARARIAAQATREERNAAADVVLVNDGDREELLAKVEALWTDRLLPFAKNLSQGTRAERHVGPVMTPSDSDWSRQADRLAARIAIAAPHQILAVDHIGSTAVPGLAAKDVIDLQVAVPDLEAADLMADQLAAAGFPAVPGATRDTPKPTQPDPADWQKRLHASADPGRPVNLHVRAAGSPGWRYALMFRDWLRSEPSAIALYEAHKRELTATFAAESGTAAYADAKEPWFTDVAWPLMDGWAKRTGWQPPSYMSSAEGKRGQ, encoded by the coding sequence GTGCTGAAGATTGGGTTGACGGGCGGCATCGCCTCGGGGAAATCGCTGGCGGCGTCCAGATTGCGGGAATTGGGTGCCATCCTTGTGGACGCGGACCTCCTTGCGCGGGAAGTGGTGGAACCTGGAACTCCTGGGCTGGCCCGCGTTGTGGAAGCATTCGGCCCTGAAATCCTCGACTCTGATGGAAGGCTTGATCGGCCCAAGCTCGGAGCTATCGTGTTCCACGATCCCTCGCAGCGCGAGGTGCTCAATGGCATCATTCACCCGCTGGTCCGCGAAGCAGCAGGGGCGATTGTTTCAGCAGCCGGCCCCGGCGATATCGTAGTCCAGGACATTCCGCTGCTGGTCGAGACCGGGCAGGGCAGCAACTTCCACTTGGTGGTGGTGGTGGATGCGCCGGAGCCGGTGCGCGTCCAACGAATGGTAAATTTCCGGGCAATGACTCCCGACGATGCCCGAGCCCGGATCGCGGCCCAGGCCACGCGGGAAGAACGCAACGCGGCTGCCGATGTTGTCCTGGTCAACGACGGTGACCGCGAAGAGCTCCTCGCGAAGGTTGAGGCGTTATGGACGGACAGGCTGCTGCCTTTTGCCAAGAATCTCAGCCAGGGAACACGGGCTGAACGGCACGTCGGTCCGGTCATGACGCCATCCGACAGTGACTGGAGCAGGCAGGCTGACCGCCTCGCCGCCCGTATTGCTATTGCTGCCCCCCACCAGATCCTCGCGGTGGACCACATCGGCTCCACAGCGGTGCCGGGGCTGGCGGCCAAGGATGTGATTGACCTTCAGGTGGCGGTCCCCGATCTCGAGGCCGCTGATCTGATGGCGGATCAACTCGCTGCAGCAGGGTTCCCTGCGGTCCCGGGAGCCACCCGGGACACGCCGAAACCCACCCAGCCTGATCCCGCTGACTGGCAGAAGCGGTTACACGCCAGCGCCGATCCCGGCCGGCCGGTGAATCTGCATGTCCGCGCGGCCGGGTCGCCGGGGTGGCGGTATGCACTGATGTTCCGTGACTGGTTGCGATCTGAGCCCTCCGCCATCGCGCTGTATGAGGCGCATAAGCGCGAGTTGACGGCTACCTTTGCGGCCGAAAGCGGCACGGCCGCCTATGCCGATGCCAAGGAGCCATGGTTTACCGATGTTGCCTGGCCACTCATGGATGGGTGGGCCAAGCGCACGGGTTGGCAGCCGCCGTCGTATATGTCTTCTGCTGAAGGCAAACGCGGACAGTAG
- the uvrB gene encoding excinuclease ABC subunit UvrB: MSLAQEINRVVAPFEVISEFKPAGDQPTAIAELTERINNGEKDVVLLGATGTGKSATTAWLIEQVQRPTLVMVQNKTLAAQLANEFRELLPNNAVEYFVSYYDYYQPEAYVAQTDTFIEKDSSINEEVERLRHSATNALLTRRDVIVVATVSCIYGLGTPEEYIAGMVTLRKGAEMNRDHLLRKFVSMQYARNDMDFHRGTFRVRGDTVEIIPMYEELAIRIEFFGDEIENIQTLHPLTGEVLRDEEEMYVFPASHYVAGPERMSRAIKRIEDELADRLKVLEGQNKLVEAQRLRMRTTYDLEMMQQMGFCNGIENYSVHIDGRNPGTAPHCLIDYFPDDFLLVVDESHVTIPQIGAMYEGDMSRKRNLVDFGFRLPSAMDNRPLKWDEFLERIGQTVYLSATPGKYELGKADGYVQQIIRPTGLIDPEVVVKPTKGQIDDLLGEIRTRTEKNERVLVTTLTKRMAEDLTDYLVGHGVKVEYLHSDVDTLRRVELLRELRMGVFDVLVGINLLREGLDLPEVSLVSILDADKEGFLRSSTSLIQTIGRAARNVSGQVHMYADRITDSMAHAIEETNRRRAIQVQYNTDHGIDPQPLRKKIADITDQLAKEDADTQELLNNNRLAKGGKRGKSAAKGAATVRQDGLAAAPAEDLVGLIEQLTEQMHGAAAELQFEVAARIRDEVKELKRELRQMQSAGHA, from the coding sequence ATGAGCCTCGCCCAGGAAATCAACCGTGTCGTCGCACCTTTCGAAGTAATCAGTGAGTTCAAGCCCGCCGGTGATCAGCCGACGGCGATTGCGGAACTGACAGAACGCATCAACAACGGCGAAAAAGACGTAGTCCTCCTCGGCGCCACTGGTACGGGTAAGAGTGCCACCACGGCGTGGCTCATCGAGCAGGTCCAGCGACCCACCCTGGTGATGGTCCAGAACAAGACACTGGCCGCGCAGCTGGCCAATGAGTTCAGGGAGCTGCTGCCCAACAACGCAGTGGAATATTTTGTCTCCTACTACGACTACTACCAGCCCGAGGCATATGTAGCGCAGACGGATACCTTCATTGAGAAAGATTCCTCCATCAATGAGGAAGTGGAACGCCTCCGGCACTCGGCCACCAACGCCCTGCTGACCCGTCGAGACGTCATCGTGGTGGCCACGGTGTCCTGCATCTACGGCCTGGGTACGCCCGAGGAATACATCGCCGGTATGGTGACGCTCCGCAAGGGTGCGGAAATGAATCGGGACCACCTCCTGCGCAAGTTCGTCTCCATGCAGTACGCGCGCAACGACATGGACTTCCACCGGGGAACGTTCCGGGTCCGTGGTGACACCGTGGAAATCATCCCCATGTACGAGGAACTGGCCATCAGGATCGAATTCTTCGGTGATGAGATCGAGAACATCCAGACCCTCCACCCCCTGACCGGAGAGGTCCTCCGCGACGAAGAGGAGATGTACGTCTTCCCGGCGTCGCACTATGTTGCCGGTCCGGAACGCATGTCCCGTGCCATCAAGCGCATCGAGGACGAGCTCGCTGACCGCTTGAAGGTCCTCGAAGGCCAGAACAAGCTGGTGGAGGCCCAGCGCCTCCGGATGCGCACCACGTACGATCTCGAGATGATGCAGCAGATGGGTTTCTGCAACGGCATTGAGAACTACTCCGTGCACATTGACGGCCGTAATCCCGGGACCGCCCCGCACTGCCTCATCGATTACTTCCCGGACGACTTCCTGTTGGTCGTTGACGAATCGCATGTCACTATCCCGCAGATCGGCGCCATGTATGAGGGCGACATGTCACGTAAGCGGAACCTCGTGGACTTCGGCTTCCGCCTGCCATCCGCCATGGACAACCGGCCGCTGAAGTGGGATGAGTTCCTGGAACGCATCGGCCAGACGGTGTATCTGTCCGCAACCCCCGGTAAGTACGAGCTCGGCAAAGCTGATGGCTACGTGCAGCAGATCATTCGTCCCACCGGCCTCATCGATCCCGAGGTAGTGGTCAAGCCCACCAAGGGACAGATCGACGACCTCCTTGGGGAAATCAGGACCCGCACGGAGAAGAATGAACGCGTTCTGGTCACCACGTTGACCAAGCGCATGGCGGAGGACCTCACAGACTACCTGGTGGGCCACGGCGTCAAGGTGGAGTATTTGCACTCCGACGTCGACACCCTCCGACGCGTGGAGTTGCTCCGTGAGCTCCGGATGGGCGTGTTTGATGTCCTGGTAGGCATCAACCTCCTCCGTGAAGGACTGGACCTGCCTGAGGTTTCCCTCGTGAGCATCCTCGACGCTGACAAGGAAGGGTTCCTCCGTTCTTCCACCTCGCTGATCCAGACCATTGGCCGCGCAGCCCGTAACGTGTCGGGCCAAGTCCACATGTACGCGGACCGGATTACCGACTCCATGGCCCACGCCATTGAGGAAACCAACCGGCGCCGTGCCATCCAGGTGCAATACAACACGGACCACGGCATTGATCCGCAGCCGTTGCGGAAAAAAATTGCTGATATTACGGACCAGTTGGCCAAGGAAGACGCAGACACCCAGGAACTGCTTAACAACAACCGGCTCGCCAAGGGTGGCAAGCGCGGCAAGTCGGCTGCCAAGGGTGCGGCAACGGTTCGGCAGGATGGCCTCGCAGCCGCTCCCGCAGAGGACCTGGTTGGCCTCATCGAGCAACTGACCGAACAGATGCACGGGGCGGCTGCTGAACTGCAGTTCGAAGTCGCTGCCCGCATCCGTGACGAAGTCAAGGAGTTGAAGCGCGAATTACGCCAGATGCAGTCCGCCGGGCACGCCTAA
- a CDS encoding TerC family protein, whose amino-acid sequence MQLPVWFEIGSFVVLGIILAVDLLLVVKRPHEPSMKEAGLWVGFYVGLALLFAVAMFAFAGPEYGGQFVAGWVTEYSLSIDNLFVFIIIMARFSVPRKYQQEVLMVGIIIALILRGIFIALGAVVIEQFSWVFYIFGAFLLWTAWKQAKDSGEDEEEGAENPLIARLRKVLPMSEKFDGNKIRTVVDGKKVFTPMLIVFVTIGLTDLLFAVDSIPAIFGLTQSAFIVFTANIFALMGLRQLYFLLGGLMTRLVYLKHALSVILAFIGVKLVLHAMHVNELPFINGGHHIEWAPEIPTYVSLAVIVGTIIVAVVASLLSPQARQAKLDARLEEDAKKSMSEAE is encoded by the coding sequence ATGCAGCTTCCCGTCTGGTTCGAGATCGGCTCCTTTGTCGTTCTCGGAATCATCTTGGCTGTCGACCTCCTGTTGGTCGTCAAGCGTCCCCATGAACCTTCCATGAAGGAAGCCGGCCTGTGGGTCGGCTTCTATGTAGGACTGGCACTGCTCTTTGCCGTAGCCATGTTCGCGTTCGCCGGCCCGGAATACGGCGGCCAGTTCGTCGCCGGCTGGGTCACTGAGTACAGCCTCAGCATCGACAACCTCTTTGTCTTCATCATCATCATGGCCCGCTTCTCGGTGCCCCGTAAGTACCAGCAGGAAGTCCTGATGGTGGGCATCATCATCGCGCTGATCCTCCGCGGTATCTTCATTGCCCTCGGCGCCGTGGTCATCGAACAATTCAGCTGGGTCTTCTACATCTTCGGCGCCTTCCTCCTCTGGACTGCTTGGAAGCAGGCCAAGGACTCGGGCGAAGACGAAGAAGAGGGTGCTGAGAACCCGCTGATTGCCCGCCTCCGCAAGGTCCTGCCGATGTCCGAAAAGTTCGACGGCAACAAAATCCGCACCGTGGTGGACGGGAAGAAGGTCTTCACTCCCATGCTGATCGTCTTCGTGACCATCGGCCTGACGGACCTCCTCTTCGCTGTGGACTCCATCCCCGCGATCTTCGGTCTGACCCAGAGTGCCTTCATCGTCTTCACGGCGAACATTTTCGCTCTGATGGGCCTGCGCCAGCTGTACTTCCTCCTCGGTGGTCTCATGACCCGCTTGGTGTACCTGAAGCACGCCCTGTCTGTGATTCTCGCCTTCATCGGCGTCAAGCTTGTCCTGCACGCCATGCACGTCAACGAGCTTCCGTTCATCAACGGTGGCCACCACATCGAGTGGGCTCCCGAGATCCCCACCTACGTGTCCCTGGCGGTCATTGTTGGAACCATCATCGTGGCTGTTGTCGCCAGCCTCCTGAGCCCGCAGGCACGCCAGGCCAAACTGGATGCCCGGCTCGAGGAAGATGCAAAAAAGAGCATGAGCGAGGCAGAGTAA
- a CDS encoding MFS transporter, with protein MTTTPTTALDPQRVQRRTVFLLSSAQLLSGVGNGATLSIGSLLAVDLSGSEAWAGSITTVLTLAAAIAALPLARLAETRGRRTGLVTGLVAAMMGALLIIAAVVGQSFVLLLLGAAFLGLGTAANLQARFAAVDLADPEHRGRSLSTVVWAITIGAVAGPNLIQPGAVVGQALGLPPIAGPFVFSAAGLFLAAVLLFVGLRPDPLLLSRRLASQASGDAGDGALPARGTIRSGLRAVRSSPSAMLALAAVVAAHGVMVAVMSMTPLHLQQLVGGSHAGHHGGTTDSADALVIIGLTISLHIAGMFALSPLWGWLTDKAGRLQTIAMGHGLLLVAVFIAGFGQHEPGLVTAGLILLGLGWSAATIAGSTLLAESVAPDARVTVQGVSDTLMGGAGAVGGATSGLLLAWIGYQGLNIASSVLAAVVLALTLVMAVRSARARDTPALQPPA; from the coding sequence GTGACTACCACTCCAACTACGGCGCTGGACCCACAACGGGTTCAGCGCCGTACTGTTTTCCTGCTCAGTTCCGCACAACTTCTCAGCGGCGTCGGCAACGGAGCCACGCTTTCCATCGGATCATTGCTGGCAGTGGACCTGTCAGGTTCAGAAGCCTGGGCCGGCTCCATCACCACAGTGCTGACACTGGCCGCAGCGATCGCAGCTCTTCCCCTGGCGCGGCTGGCGGAAACGCGGGGCCGCCGCACGGGCCTGGTTACAGGACTGGTGGCCGCGATGATGGGGGCGCTCCTGATTATTGCGGCCGTGGTGGGCCAGTCTTTCGTCCTGCTCTTGTTGGGCGCCGCCTTCCTGGGTCTTGGTACTGCCGCAAACCTGCAGGCGAGGTTCGCCGCCGTCGACCTCGCTGACCCGGAGCACCGCGGGCGGTCACTATCCACCGTGGTGTGGGCCATCACTATTGGTGCAGTCGCCGGCCCCAACCTGATCCAGCCCGGTGCAGTGGTAGGGCAGGCGCTCGGGCTGCCGCCCATTGCCGGCCCCTTCGTATTTTCTGCCGCCGGCCTGTTCCTTGCCGCCGTCCTGTTGTTCGTGGGCCTTCGCCCTGACCCCCTGCTGCTGTCCCGGCGGCTAGCATCCCAGGCAAGCGGCGACGCAGGCGACGGCGCGTTGCCCGCCAGGGGTACCATCCGTTCGGGATTGCGCGCCGTGCGCTCATCACCGTCGGCGATGCTGGCCTTGGCCGCCGTTGTGGCAGCGCACGGCGTCATGGTGGCCGTCATGTCCATGACGCCCCTGCACCTTCAGCAACTCGTCGGCGGTTCCCATGCAGGACACCATGGCGGAACCACCGACAGTGCGGATGCCTTGGTGATCATCGGCCTCACGATTTCGCTTCACATTGCCGGAATGTTTGCGTTGTCGCCTCTATGGGGGTGGCTGACTGACAAAGCAGGGCGCCTGCAAACCATCGCCATGGGCCATGGCCTGTTGCTGGTTGCGGTGTTCATTGCCGGATTTGGCCAGCATGAGCCTGGTCTCGTCACCGCTGGCCTGATCCTCCTGGGCCTGGGCTGGTCTGCGGCAACCATCGCTGGTTCAACGTTGCTGGCAGAAAGCGTTGCCCCCGATGCGCGCGTCACCGTTCAGGGCGTCTCTGACACCCTTATGGGTGGCGCCGGCGCCGTCGGCGGCGCCACCTCCGGTCTGCTGCTCGCCTGGATCGGCTACCAGGGCTTGAACATCGCGTCCAGCGTTCTGGCCGCTGTGGTGCTGGCCTTGACGCTCGTCATGGCCGTTAGGTCAGCACGGGCCCGGGACACGCCGGCTCTCCAGCCACCGGCTTAG
- a CDS encoding alpha/beta fold hydrolase, which translates to MADQYPGQNAGRSTAGVHSVPARHEFRGLRTAEHYFTVPLAHVPDESVTAGETITVFAREYTSTDHTAEAAARLPWLLFLQGGPGGRGNRVTSLSGWMKAAAKDFRILMLDQRGTGLSTPVERQSLELRGDAAAQAEYLTHFRADSIVADAEYIRRVLGSGPWSVLGQSFGGFCALTYLSFAPEGLREVLITGGLAPLHGPADRVYQATFHRVALRNAEYFSWYPEDRDIVTRIARHLDRQAEFLASGERLTTERFQMIGSFLGGNTRVDALHYLLEDAFIDTPSGPRLSDAFLEQVRSLVSRAANPLYAVLHESIYGQGEATNWAAWRVLEDHPEFKPDANEPLLTGEMVYPWYFEQDPALVPLQDVAEQLAAKKDWKPLYSPERLAANTVPVAAAVYKDDIYVDHDLSLETAAAVRGLQPWVTADFHHDGIGEDGEGIFTRLLGMVRAVR; encoded by the coding sequence GTGGCTGACCAGTACCCCGGCCAGAACGCCGGCCGCAGCACTGCCGGCGTGCACAGTGTCCCCGCGCGCCACGAGTTCCGCGGCTTGCGGACGGCGGAGCATTACTTCACCGTCCCCTTGGCGCACGTACCGGATGAATCAGTCACCGCCGGCGAGACCATCACGGTCTTTGCCAGGGAATACACTTCCACCGACCACACGGCCGAGGCAGCCGCCAGATTGCCCTGGTTGTTGTTCCTGCAAGGCGGCCCGGGCGGCCGTGGCAACCGGGTCACGTCATTGTCGGGTTGGATGAAGGCGGCCGCGAAGGACTTCCGCATCCTGATGCTCGACCAACGCGGCACAGGCTTGTCCACACCCGTTGAACGGCAGTCACTCGAACTCCGGGGCGACGCCGCAGCACAAGCCGAATACCTGACTCACTTCCGTGCCGACTCGATCGTGGCTGACGCTGAGTACATCCGCCGCGTGCTCGGCTCCGGTCCATGGTCCGTCCTCGGCCAGAGTTTCGGCGGCTTCTGCGCGTTAACGTACCTGTCCTTCGCGCCGGAGGGCCTCCGCGAGGTCCTTATCACCGGTGGGTTGGCGCCGCTCCACGGTCCGGCGGACCGCGTGTACCAGGCCACGTTCCACCGCGTCGCTTTGCGAAATGCCGAGTACTTCTCCTGGTACCCGGAAGACCGGGACATCGTCACCCGGATCGCCCGCCACCTGGACCGGCAGGCTGAGTTCCTCGCCAGCGGCGAAAGGCTCACGACCGAGCGTTTCCAGATGATCGGATCCTTCCTCGGCGGCAACACACGGGTGGACGCGCTTCACTACCTCCTGGAGGATGCATTTATTGACACGCCTTCCGGCCCGCGCCTGTCCGATGCGTTCCTTGAACAAGTGCGGAGCCTCGTGAGTCGCGCGGCCAACCCTCTGTACGCCGTTTTGCATGAGTCGATTTACGGACAGGGAGAGGCAACCAACTGGGCCGCATGGCGGGTGCTGGAGGACCACCCGGAGTTCAAACCCGACGCGAACGAGCCACTGCTCACCGGCGAGATGGTCTACCCCTGGTATTTCGAACAGGATCCGGCCTTGGTACCCCTGCAGGACGTGGCAGAGCAGTTGGCCGCCAAGAAAGACTGGAAGCCCCTGTACAGTCCCGAACGGTTGGCGGCCAACACCGTCCCCGTGGCGGCCGCCGTCTACAAGGACGATATCTATGTGGACCATGATCTGTCCCTGGAAACGGCTGCGGCAGTGCGTGGGCTTCAACCATGGGTCACCGCAGACTTCCACCACGATGGTATCGGGGAAGATGGCGAGGGAATCTTCACACGACTCCTTGGCATGGTTCGGGCGGTCCGCTAA
- a CDS encoding GNAT family N-acetyltransferase, protein MSVIRPATVDDVPAILRMIHDLAIYEKEPDAVKNTPAMLTEVLFGESPRVYATIAENSAGTVQGFALWFLNYSTWEGVHGIYLEDLYVIPDARGEGHGKALLQHLAATAVERGYARVEWSVLDWNEPSIKFYKNLGAFPMEEWSTFRLTGEALEAFGTKAGQANEALARG, encoded by the coding sequence ATGAGTGTAATCCGCCCAGCCACTGTAGACGACGTCCCTGCCATCCTCCGGATGATCCATGATCTTGCGATCTACGAGAAGGAACCGGACGCGGTCAAAAATACCCCGGCCATGCTCACCGAAGTACTCTTCGGCGAGAGCCCCCGCGTCTACGCCACCATCGCCGAAAACAGTGCCGGCACAGTTCAAGGCTTCGCCCTTTGGTTCCTGAACTACTCCACCTGGGAGGGCGTCCACGGGATCTACCTGGAGGACCTCTACGTGATCCCCGACGCACGCGGCGAGGGCCATGGCAAGGCGCTGTTGCAGCATCTGGCGGCCACCGCCGTCGAACGTGGTTACGCCCGTGTTGAGTGGAGCGTCCTTGACTGGAACGAACCCTCCATCAAGTTCTACAAGAACCTGGGCGCTTTCCCCATGGAAGAGTGGTCCACGTTCCGCCTGACCGGCGAGGCACTTGAGGCCTTCGGCACGAAAGCGGGCCAGGCCAACGAGGCTCTCGCCCGTGGCTGA
- a CDS encoding CoA transferase, protein MEPVPDLTGSLRMLDAFSAAEPAACSGPRWWWGGSLDVEGLALGSVQAAATALESLTGSTGRYSVSSELTAASFDSLGHLRISGRKPQGFAPLSGFRPTLDGWVRLHANYPHHASRLMETLRATTPDELDRVLRSMTALEAEEAITAGRGVAAAVRTREEWTSTPMHAAASTGPWIGFTRPEAPGKSPRPSSWIPSTDPFRPLAGLRVLDLTRVIAGPTATRLLGALGADVLRIDPPGLPELTDAFVDSGFDKRSAEADLNKAGALEVVHRLLSAADVVVTGYRHGGLDRFGLGPDGMLDVRPDLVVVTLSAWASTGPWNGRRGFDSVVQAACGIAERYGNADDGWRPGALPVQALDHATGYGIAAAALALLTERLHTGRGGAAHLSLVRTAEALFRLPSRGPASGVGGVPLPEFRLVDSPYGPLRFVGPPLTMDGVPLQYGKAPVKYGTSALAWQ, encoded by the coding sequence GTGGAACCCGTCCCGGACCTGACCGGCAGCCTGCGGATGCTGGACGCCTTCAGTGCAGCAGAGCCGGCAGCCTGCAGCGGTCCGCGCTGGTGGTGGGGTGGCAGCCTGGACGTCGAAGGGCTCGCGTTGGGGTCCGTCCAGGCAGCAGCCACTGCCCTCGAATCCCTGACGGGTTCCACGGGTCGATACTCGGTGTCGTCAGAACTGACGGCAGCCTCTTTCGATTCGTTGGGACACCTGAGGATCTCGGGCCGGAAACCTCAAGGTTTTGCTCCTTTGTCCGGGTTCCGCCCAACCTTGGATGGTTGGGTCCGCCTGCATGCCAACTACCCGCACCATGCGTCCCGGCTGATGGAAACGCTCCGGGCCACTACTCCTGATGAGCTGGACCGTGTGCTGCGTTCAATGACCGCGCTGGAGGCAGAAGAAGCCATCACTGCCGGGAGGGGTGTTGCCGCCGCCGTCCGTACCCGGGAAGAATGGACGTCCACGCCAATGCATGCGGCGGCAAGCACGGGACCGTGGATCGGTTTCACCCGTCCCGAAGCTCCGGGTAAAAGTCCGCGGCCGTCGTCGTGGATTCCCTCAACTGACCCTTTCCGGCCCCTGGCCGGACTCAGGGTCCTGGACCTGACCCGCGTCATAGCCGGGCCCACGGCCACCCGTCTTCTGGGCGCCCTGGGTGCGGATGTCCTGCGGATCGATCCGCCTGGCCTTCCTGAGCTCACCGATGCCTTTGTTGACTCCGGGTTCGATAAGCGCAGCGCCGAAGCCGACCTCAACAAGGCCGGGGCCTTGGAAGTGGTGCACCGCTTGCTTTCGGCGGCCGACGTCGTGGTGACCGGCTACCGCCACGGCGGGCTGGACAGATTCGGCTTGGGCCCGGACGGGATGCTCGACGTCAGGCCTGATCTGGTGGTGGTGACATTGAGCGCCTGGGCCAGTACAGGACCCTGGAATGGCCGGCGCGGTTTCGACAGCGTCGTCCAGGCTGCCTGCGGAATTGCGGAGCGATACGGAAATGCCGATGACGGGTGGAGGCCGGGCGCGCTACCCGTCCAGGCACTGGATCACGCAACGGGGTATGGAATTGCTGCAGCTGCCTTGGCTCTCCTGACCGAACGCCTCCACACAGGACGAGGAGGAGCGGCGCACCTTTCCCTGGTCCGCACGGCGGAGGCGCTCTTCCGTCTGCCGTCGCGCGGGCCCGCGAGCGGCGTCGGCGGAGTGCCCCTTCCGGAATTCCGTCTGGTGGACAGCCCTTACGGACCTCTCCGCTTTGTAGGGCCACCCCTGACCATGGACGGTGTTCCCCTGCAGTACGGCAAGGCGCCCGTGAAGTATGGAACCTCCGCCCTGGCCTGGCAGTAA